A window from Corythoichthys intestinalis isolate RoL2023-P3 chromosome 10, ASM3026506v1, whole genome shotgun sequence encodes these proteins:
- the marveld1 gene encoding MARVEL domain-containing protein 1, protein MATQQASSQVRQHMAKFVRSFPGVVRLLQIVLGAGLWVTIAANKYEGSIHFVLFVAVLFWLLCLGLFFVTLLDKQDAVPVVGGPRWLSANLAHDVAAAALYLPAVGVMAYKTERNSYCTLELYQHPCLYKVYLTAAVFACLCCLAFLLSMVYGACRKSRGEQTLI, encoded by the coding sequence ATGGCAACCCAGCAAGCTTCGTCGCAGGTGAGGCAGCACATGGCTAAATTCGTCCGGAGCTTCCCGGGGGTCGTCCGGCTGCTCCAGATCGTCCTGGGCGCCGGCCTGTGGGTCACCATCGCCGCCAACAAGTACGAGGGCTCCATCCACTTTGTGCTCTTCGTGGCGGTGCTCTTCTGGCTGCTGTGCCTGGGCCTCTTCTTCGTCACGTTGCTGGACAAGCAGGATGCCGTGCCGGTGGTGGGCGGCCCCCGCTGGCTGAGCGCCAACCTGGCGCACGACGTGGCAGCCGCCGCGCTGTACCTGCCCGCGGTGGGAGTGATGGCGTACAAGACGGAGCGTAATTCATACTGCACGCTGGAGCTGTACCAGCACCCCTGCCTCTACAAGGTTTACCTGACGGCCGCCGTCTTCGCCTGCCTCTGTTGCCTGGCCTTCCTTCTCTCGATGGTCTACGGTGCTTGCCGCAAAAGTCGAGGCGAACAGACACTCATATGA